In the Hordeum vulgare subsp. vulgare chromosome 7H, MorexV3_pseudomolecules_assembly, whole genome shotgun sequence genome, one interval contains:
- the LOC123413543 gene encoding ribosomal RNA small subunit methyltransferase nep-1-like, producing MGRRHAARGKKKRKLEDGGASRADDAQELPPPQDDEGNGEEDASATERDETVEVAEGIPVLPRPVDGRKQPRAIFVLERACLEVGKVGKTMQILNSDDHANYLMKHNRNPADYRPDIIYQALLAVLDSPLTKAGRLQAVYVRTEKGVLFEVSPNVRLPRTFKRFCGLMSQLLQKLSIAAVGTHEKLLNVIKNPVTQYLPVGSRKIGLSYSADKSVKLNDYVAESSDDEALVFVVGAMAHGKVDSAYTDDYIQISSSPLSAACCLGKICTALEQKWDIQ from the exons ATGGGGCGGCGGCACGCAGCAAggggaaagaagaagaggaaactcGAGGACGGCGGGGCCTCCCGTGCCGACGACGCCCAGGAGTTACCGCCACCGCAGGACGACGAAGGGAATGGAGAGGAGGATGCGAGTGCAACGGAGCGGGACGAGACCGTGGAGGTAGCGGAGGGGATTCCCGTCCTGCCCCGGCCAGTAGATGGGAGGAAGCAGCCCAGGGCGATCTTCGTGCTCGAGAGGGCCTGCCTCGAGGTCGGCAAAGTCGGTAAG ACTATGCAAATTTTGAACTCAGATGATCATGCGAATTATTTGATGAAGCACAATCGGAATCCTGCTGATTATAGGCCTGATATCATTTACCAG GCTCTATTGGCAGTACTTGATAGCCCTCTAACTAAGGCTGGGAGGTTACAAGCTGTTTATGTTAGGACAGAAAAGGGGGTGTTGTTTGAGGTCAGCCCGAATGTTCGCTTGCCACGCACATTCAAACGTTTTTGTGGCTTGATGT CACAGTTATTGCAAAAGTTGAGCATTGCTGCAGTTGGGACGCATGAGAAGCTCCTTAATGTTATTAAAAATCCTGTTACCCAGTATCTACCTGTTGGCTCACGGAAGATTG GCCTTTCATATAGCGCGGATAAGTCAGTTAAACTGAATGACTATGTTGCCGAATCCAGTGATGATGAAGCCCTTGTGTTTGTG GTTGGTGCCATGGCTCATGGAAAGGTTGACAGTGCATATACAGATGATTACATACAGA